Within the Cyanobacteriota bacterium genome, the region GTAAGCGCTTAATCATGTGCTTCATCAATGCTTTGCCAAATCCTTTACCTTGATAGTCGGGATGAACCACTACGTCCCAGATAGTAGCGTTAAATGCGTGATCTGAAGTGGCACGAGAGAACCCAATCAGCCGCTTTTTTACACCCCGTTGTTCCCACATAGACACAATCAAGAAACTATGTTGGATAGCCTTACGAACTTTACGGAGGGGTCGGCGCGACCAACCAACTGCGTCACACAGTTCTTCGAGTTCGTACAGATCAATGTCGCGATCGGTGCTGAAGTAAATGCGAGTATTGCCACTCAAGCGATCGCGCGTAGTATCAGCACGAGAAGCCGCCGTCGTCGAGGTTGTCACACTCGACCCATTCTCTACAACACAGTCTTCAGTTTGTGAGGGCTTAGGCACAGACACAAGATTGCCCCCACTAAACAGGTTTCTCCAAAAACCCATGCTAGCTTTGTTAACCTAAGATACATAGATGATGTACTAGCTAGTATATACACCTTCGGGTTTTGAGGCTGACGACACATGCCAAAACAGAATGACAAGCACTTCGCAACAAAACTAAAAACTTGTGCTAGAAGCCACTATCTCATGCACACTTATAGTTCAGGATGAGCTATCAGGGTTACGTTTTTTGACGATACATTTTGGCACGCTACCATACCCCTAAATGATCATGACCGCAGGCTTAAAGTCATCCACCCTAGAATTGTTGAAGCGCTTCAATCGAGCGTTCCCTCAGTTTTATGAGCAGTTTGTCAGTAGTGAGATCCAGCTTCAAAACCTACGCCTTGCCTATCAGCTATACAAAACTCGGCAGGCTGTTATTGACATGAAGCCTGAAAACAATCGCAGTGTCTTGCATTTTGCCTACCGCAATCAATCATTTTTGTTAAGCGATATTTTCGGCGTTTTAACTGCTTATGGGTTGACGATTCACAGCCTGAGTTTGTATGGGCAAATTTATCCGCCCATGTTGGTATTTGTCAAGCTAGTGGTGTCACGTGGCAGCAAAACCTTATCTGATAAAACTGCTGAAAATGTGTGTCGGGCCATACGAGAGGCATTGGCAGGGCGGTTTGAAGTGGAAGAAATGCTAGCAGTGGAATTTAACCTAGATGCTGGCTTAGAACAAGTGGAAACAGAGTTTTATGTGGATCCAGTATTTCACCTACCGGCTCTGTTGATTGAGGCTGATAATCAGCCGGGTCTTTTCTACAAGGTTATGTATGCTGTTTGGCAAGAAGATTTGTTGGTAGTCAATGCTAATCTTCTGGTTTGGCGGGGACGTACTCGGCTAATTTTATACTTACTAGGGCCAAACGAAAATCTGATTCCAGAATATTTGGGACAAAAGATTGCAGAGGGCATGAAGCAGCGGCTATTGGGACGACGATTTTAAGGTGGGTTGGTTTCTTAGCAACTCAACGATCGTTACCCCTAGACAGCAGCATTAGCTTTCAGGTTAGGATGGATGTATGACTAGCATTAATGTCTTGGGAGTACCTTGCGCTTACGAGCTAACGGATCCCGTTCCTCAATCTCCAACCTTAGTCTTCGTTCACGGCTGGCTGCTGAGCCGTGAATATTGGCAACCCTTAGTTCAGCGGTTGTCCCCTACATATCAATGCCTTTCCTACGATTTACGAGGATTTGGTCAATCACAGCTTTATCCACGCTCAGACATTGCGTCAGATATTTTTACGAAGTCATCAAATCACCTCGCAACCAAGCAATCAGAGCATGGGGTTCCAAACGATGCTCAAGCATTGCAAATGACTACAGCTGATGTTAACGCAGTGATTAACCGCCTAGGCACCCAAGACTATAGCGACCCCTCACCCCTAACCCAACAATGGCGACTATCTGACAGACATCAGGGCGATCGGCTCTCTGACCAAAGTTTTCACGCCAGCTATACCCCAGCAGCCTATGCTAAGGATCTGGCTGTGCTATTGCAACTGCTGAACTTAGCTAATGTCTGGCTAATTGGTCATTCCTTAGGTGGCATTATTGCCTTATGGGCTGCGAATCAATTGCCTGATGTGGTGCAGGGTGTTATCTGCTTGAACTCTGGAGGTGGCATTTACTTTCAAAAAGACTTTGAAAAATTTCGT harbors:
- a CDS encoding GNAT family N-acetyltransferase, which codes for MGFWRNLFSGGNLVSVPKPSQTEDCVVENGSSVTTSTTAASRADTTRDRLSGNTRIYFSTDRDIDLYELEELCDAVGWSRRPLRKVRKAIQHSFLIVSMWEQRGVKKRLIGFSRATSDHAFNATIWDVVVHPDYQGKGFGKALMKHMIKRLRNEDISNITLFADPHVVDFYKNLGFTCDPEGIKGMFWYPD
- a CDS encoding alpha/beta hydrolase, which translates into the protein MTSINVLGVPCAYELTDPVPQSPTLVFVHGWLLSREYWQPLVQRLSPTYQCLSYDLRGFGQSQLYPRSDIASDIFTKSSNHLATKQSEHGVPNDAQALQMTTADVNAVINRLGTQDYSDPSPLTQQWRLSDRHQGDRLSDQSFHASYTPAAYAKDLAVLLQLLNLANVWLIGHSLGGIIALWAANQLPDVVQGVICLNSGGGIYFQKDFEKFRAAGQQILKLRPRWLCHVPLIDLMFARSTVVQPIDRTWRRQRLVDFVMAHPEAALGALLDSTTEAEVNRLPLLVSALKQPVYFLAGAQDPVMQPSYVQHLASFHPLFGTCGDNVIEIEDCGHMAMIEQPDRVTTEITSILAKHTQREALALSISHRSMT